A single window of Paenibacillus sp. SYP-B4298 DNA harbors:
- the leuC gene encoding 3-isopropylmalate dehydratase large subunit, whose amino-acid sequence MLAKTLVEKIWAAHCIKDLGGIEDLIYIDMHLLHEINTPQAFDRLRSAKRPVRRPDLTVATEDHNTPTRSAVALEEDKVRRKQVDLLRSNCAEFGIPLFRLGDPGQGITHVIAPEQGLVLPGTTLVCCDSHTTTHGAFAALAFGIGTSQVEHVLATQTLRFQKFKSMRVTVNNQLPEYSSAKDLALSIIRSLGTGGGIGYVIEYAGSAIRGLSMEARMTLCNMSVEAGASAGLIGVDEVTVDYLTRTISASGNPPAAEEVERWRTCVSDPGAVFDKEIVLDGAAIGESVTWGTAPYQNIHFDESVPDIDDYEEPSQRQAVQRALEYMNLKAGQSLRDIPIDKVFVGSCTNGRIEDLRTVAHILKGRSVHPNVHMIIVPGSTRVRDQAISEGMDAIFRQAGADFRQLPGCSMCCGLNEDSMRSGQRSVSTSNRNYEGRQGVNAMTHIASPAVAAASAIAGRISRVADL is encoded by the coding sequence ATGTTGGCTAAAACGTTAGTAGAGAAAATATGGGCCGCTCATTGCATCAAGGATCTGGGCGGGATCGAAGACTTAATCTATATTGATATGCATCTGTTGCATGAGATTAATACGCCTCAGGCATTCGACCGCTTGCGCTCAGCGAAGCGACCAGTGCGACGGCCAGACCTGACGGTAGCGACCGAGGATCATAACACGCCCACACGCTCTGCCGTTGCGCTGGAGGAGGATAAGGTGCGCAGGAAGCAGGTGGATCTGCTGCGGAGCAATTGTGCAGAGTTCGGCATCCCCCTGTTCAGGCTGGGCGACCCCGGCCAGGGCATTACCCATGTCATTGCCCCGGAGCAGGGGCTGGTGCTTCCCGGCACGACGCTGGTGTGCTGCGATTCCCACACGACCACCCATGGCGCCTTCGCTGCACTGGCTTTCGGGATTGGCACAAGCCAGGTCGAGCATGTGCTGGCAACGCAAACGTTAAGATTTCAAAAGTTTAAATCGATGCGGGTTACAGTGAACAATCAATTGCCGGAGTATAGCTCGGCAAAGGATTTGGCACTGTCTATTATTCGTTCCTTGGGCACTGGCGGCGGAATAGGCTATGTCATCGAGTATGCCGGCTCAGCCATTAGAGGGCTCAGCATGGAAGCGCGCATGACCTTATGCAATATGTCCGTAGAAGCGGGGGCGAGCGCGGGCCTGATCGGGGTGGATGAGGTGACGGTCGATTATCTGACCCGGACGATCTCGGCGAGCGGGAATCCACCTGCTGCGGAGGAAGTGGAGCGATGGCGTACATGCGTAAGTGATCCGGGCGCTGTATTCGACAAGGAGATTGTGCTGGACGGCGCAGCGATCGGGGAGAGTGTCACATGGGGGACGGCTCCTTATCAAAATATTCATTTTGACGAGAGTGTGCCGGACATCGATGACTACGAGGAGCCGAGTCAGCGGCAGGCGGTACAGCGTGCGCTGGAATATATGAACCTGAAGGCGGGGCAATCTCTTCGGGACATTCCGATTGACAAAGTGTTCGTGGGGTCTTGTACGAACGGACGCATCGAGGATTTACGCACGGTGGCACATATATTGAAGGGGCGCTCTGTTCATCCCAATGTGCATATGATCATCGTCCCCGGATCTACCCGGGTGCGCGATCAGGCCATCAGCGAGGGGATGGATGCCATATTCAGGCAGGCGGGCGCGGACTTTCGCCAGTTGCCTGGCTGCTCGATGTGCTGCGGCTTGAATGAAGACAGTATGAGGAGCGGGCAGCGTTCGGTCTCAACGAGCAATCGCAATTATGAAGGACGGCAGGGTGTGAATGCGATGACCCATATTGCTTCGCCTGCCGTGGCAGCCGCCAGTGCGATAGCTGGACGGATTAGCAGAGTAGCAGATTTGTAG
- a CDS encoding PhzF family phenazine biosynthesis protein: protein MKYYHVDVFSSQALSGNGLTVIFHEDELSVQTMQRLAQEFKQFETIFLRQTGERSFRARIFTVEEELDFAGHPILGAVSTIHQDIFPREGSISVQLELNHKIVQADSARKMDYYEAIMNQGTPYYLGTVDESAAPELLAALNLSPSHRYPGLPLEVISTGLPYLIIPLASGLEQAAIVVDDLEERLGKVQAKFVYVLDVANKEGRTWDNLGQVEDVATGSAAGPAGAYLQKWKRCDPSERIILEQGRFVGRPSLLYVHTDASTGDVYVSGEVKMLVRGEFL, encoded by the coding sequence ATGAAATATTACCATGTGGATGTATTCAGTTCCCAGGCACTATCAGGCAATGGCCTGACCGTTATTTTTCATGAGGATGAGCTGAGCGTGCAGACCATGCAGCGGCTCGCTCAGGAATTCAAGCAGTTCGAGACGATCTTTCTGAGGCAGACGGGAGAGCGTTCATTTCGGGCACGAATATTCACGGTGGAGGAGGAGCTGGATTTTGCCGGGCATCCGATTCTCGGTGCCGTATCCACGATCCATCAGGACATCTTTCCGCGTGAAGGCAGCATCTCTGTGCAATTGGAGCTGAACCATAAGATCGTGCAGGCAGATTCAGCAAGAAAGATGGATTATTACGAGGCGATCATGAATCAGGGGACGCCGTACTATCTCGGCACAGTGGACGAGTCAGCGGCACCGGAGCTGCTGGCAGCGTTGAATCTGTCGCCATCCCATCGATACCCCGGCTTGCCGCTCGAGGTCATCTCCACCGGCTTGCCCTATCTTATCATTCCGCTCGCCTCTGGTCTGGAGCAGGCAGCGATCGTGGTCGACGACCTGGAGGAGCGACTGGGCAAGGTACAGGCCAAATTTGTCTATGTACTGGATGTAGCCAACAAGGAAGGACGCACCTGGGACAATCTTGGGCAGGTGGAGGATGTTGCCACCGGCAGCGCAGCAGGGCCGGCAGGAGCGTATCTTCAGAAGTGGAAGCGATGCGATCCGTCTGAGCGGATCATCCTGGAGCAAGGCCGATTCGTTGGCAGGCCGAGCTTACTGTATGTGCATACGGATGCTTCGACGGGAGATGTCTATGTGTCTGGTGAGGTGAAGATGCTGGTGAGGGGCGAATTTCTCTGA
- a CDS encoding PH domain-containing protein, with translation MFKKFASEALGLSDIGKVIDPKDFDKVDTDDYVMHEDNEKIYFIIKSKKDEYCFTNLALIHLDGESAISSKRVLKRYSYSSNPVSRVLLETAGTVDLDVEIKFHIGNIEFSIDVDKKQLEQVKDLYKALFKISELMTSNQTMHEYAMTSVQIAQNSLGHLHASQGQAAEQFQAIMAAAFDWMRSKHAEYRRKDFGYVFEKYINF, from the coding sequence ATGTTCAAGAAATTTGCTTCTGAGGCGCTAGGTTTAAGTGATATTGGCAAAGTCATTGATCCAAAGGATTTCGACAAGGTAGACACCGATGATTATGTCATGCATGAGGACAATGAAAAAATTTATTTTATCATTAAATCTAAAAAAGATGAATATTGCTTCACCAATCTCGCCCTGATTCATCTGGACGGCGAGAGTGCGATTAGCAGCAAGCGCGTACTGAAACGCTACAGTTATTCCTCCAATCCCGTATCCAGGGTCTTGCTGGAAACCGCTGGAACGGTTGACCTCGACGTAGAGATCAAATTTCATATCGGCAACATTGAATTCTCCATTGATGTGGACAAGAAACAGTTGGAGCAGGTCAAGGATTTGTATAAGGCCTTATTTAAAATCTCCGAGCTGATGACCTCCAATCAGACGATGCATGAATACGCGATGACTAGCGTTCAGATTGCTCAGAACAGTCTTGGTCATCTGCATGCCTCCCAGGGTCAAGCTGCTGAGCAATTTCAAGCGATTATGGCAGCGGCTTTCGACTGGATGAGAAGCAAGCATGCGGAGTACCGGAGGAAGGATTTCGGTTACGTATTCGAGAAGTACATTAATTTCTAG
- a CDS encoding LeuA family protein, with amino-acid sequence MRKRITFLDTTLRDGEQAPGNAMTPEQKLNLALMLEEAGVDTIETGFPASSHTDFVATQFISSKLQRASFATFSRTQVNDVRIALEAGGVSDRHLVMLVATGSDLHLENKRHITREQGLEEIRETVMYAKERGLANIAVGIEDASRAKYDYIEAITRTALEAGANQIILADTTGYAVPPTFGHLISFIRRIAGPQIKISTHCHNDLGLGVANVLEAIKEGADEVQATLGGIGERAGNTSLEQVAAFLHYKGSEYGLETGIKLDKLYTAYLTLKGYIDLEDSRMQPLFGKYVFSTAAGIHQQGILNDPDTYEYVKPMDLGRERQLLVTRHSGRTIIRHLLKELGISSTDEQINALYEKFIHHSSSCDDLPTFTRKIKHELGFRATGVSV; translated from the coding sequence ATGAGAAAACGAATCACTTTTCTTGATACTACGCTCAGGGATGGCGAACAGGCACCAGGTAATGCAATGACCCCTGAACAGAAATTGAACCTGGCGCTTATGCTCGAAGAAGCTGGAGTCGACACGATTGAAACGGGCTTTCCGGCCTCCTCGCACACTGATTTTGTAGCGACCCAGTTCATTAGCTCCAAGCTACAAAGAGCGTCATTTGCTACCTTCTCACGCACCCAGGTCAATGATGTACGGATTGCATTGGAGGCTGGAGGGGTGAGCGACCGTCATCTGGTCATGCTGGTGGCCACCGGCAGTGATCTTCATCTGGAGAATAAGCGGCATATCACCCGCGAGCAAGGGCTGGAGGAGATACGGGAGACGGTCATGTATGCCAAAGAGAGAGGACTTGCGAATATTGCTGTGGGAATTGAGGACGCTAGCCGTGCCAAGTATGACTACATTGAAGCGATAACCAGGACAGCACTCGAGGCGGGCGCCAATCAGATAATTCTCGCGGATACGACAGGCTATGCGGTTCCGCCTACCTTCGGTCATCTGATCAGCTTTATCCGCAGAATTGCCGGGCCACAGATCAAAATTTCGACACACTGCCATAATGATCTGGGACTGGGTGTAGCCAATGTGCTGGAGGCCATCAAGGAGGGAGCGGATGAGGTTCAGGCTACGCTTGGCGGTATTGGCGAGCGGGCAGGGAATACCTCATTGGAGCAGGTAGCGGCTTTTCTGCATTACAAGGGCAGCGAATACGGGCTGGAGACCGGGATCAAATTGGACAAATTGTATACGGCTTATCTGACATTGAAGGGATATATCGATCTGGAGGATTCGCGCATGCAGCCTCTGTTCGGCAAATATGTGTTCAGTACAGCCGCAGGAATTCATCAGCAGGGCATATTGAACGATCCCGATACCTATGAATATGTGAAGCCTATGGACCTGGGCAGAGAACGACAGCTCTTGGTCACCCGTCATTCGGGCAGAACGATTATCCGCCACCTTCTCAAGGAATTAGGCATCTCCTCTACTGATGAACAGATTAATGCTCTGTATGAGAAATTCATTCATCATTCCAGTTCATGCGATGATCTGCCGACATTTACCCGCAAAATTAAGCATGAGCTTGGATTCAGAGCTACAGGGGTGAGTGTATGA
- a CDS encoding cupin domain-containing protein: MMNNTLHNLVQSLPVLLQEDESGVLAATELEFSPFRAIERSKSAVHWLFRPEDTGGTGAALIRYEPGGESPPHLHTGYELAYIFEGEMITSQGTVRKNEMMLLPPGSRHHSRSDIGCLALIVWEKPPQPIEE; encoded by the coding sequence ATGATGAACAATACATTGCACAACCTGGTACAAAGCTTGCCGGTGCTTCTCCAAGAGGATGAATCCGGCGTTCTGGCGGCAACGGAGCTGGAATTCAGCCCTTTCCGGGCCATTGAGCGATCCAAATCCGCCGTGCATTGGCTATTTCGCCCTGAGGATACAGGAGGCACTGGCGCTGCGCTGATCCGCTACGAGCCGGGCGGGGAATCGCCGCCGCACCTGCATACCGGCTACGAGCTCGCTTATATTTTCGAGGGGGAGATGATTACTAGCCAAGGCACGGTGAGAAAGAATGAAATGATGCTGCTGCCGCCGGGCAGCCGCCATCATTCGCGCAGTGACATCGGGTGTCTGGCTCTGATTGTGTGGGAGAAGCCGCCTCAGCCTATTGAAGAGTGA
- a CDS encoding MarR family winged helix-turn-helix transcriptional regulator, whose protein sequence is MREQRKEPRGEPRSTQEEELPLVDGQTCDDSPTDHVAAEGTPPISQGMVAGCGEAGALKADKRSFELSTCISSGGTYESANKYVSAIYRHLQIAIADELAEYKIGSGQYIFLLTIAEREGITQKVLSEELLIDKTTTAKAISKLEAEGYVKRIASPEDQRCNQLYLTEDGYKVVPKVKERLRKLMSIGRQGISDEEYNLLINLLKRVLTNVHAMVMNRGGA, encoded by the coding sequence GTGCGCGAGCAGCGCAAGGAGCCAAGAGGCGAGCCGAGGTCGACGCAGGAAGAAGAGCTGCCGCTTGTGGACGGGCAGACCTGTGATGATAGTCCGACTGACCATGTGGCAGCCGAGGGTACGCCGCCCATCTCGCAGGGGATGGTAGCGGGCTGTGGAGAAGCAGGTGCTCTGAAGGCGGATAAGCGGTCGTTCGAGCTGTCGACTTGCATCAGCAGCGGGGGGACGTATGAATCCGCGAATAAGTATGTGTCGGCGATCTACCGTCATCTCCAGATTGCGATAGCGGACGAGCTGGCAGAATACAAGATAGGAAGCGGGCAATACATCTTCCTGCTGACGATCGCCGAGCGGGAGGGCATCACACAGAAGGTGCTGAGCGAGGAATTGCTGATCGACAAGACGACAACGGCCAAAGCGATCAGCAAGCTGGAGGCAGAGGGGTATGTGAAACGGATTGCTTCGCCTGAGGATCAACGCTGCAACCAGCTCTACCTGACGGAGGATGGTTATAAAGTCGTCCCCAAGGTGAAGGAGCGGTTACGGAAGCTGATGAGCATCGGGCGGCAGGGAATCAGCGATGAGGAATACAATCTGCTGATTAATCTGCTGAAGCGTGTGCTGACTAATGTACACGCCATGGTTATGAACAGAGGGGGAGCTTGA
- a CDS encoding MFS transporter, with amino-acid sequence MSSTQGVQGNRAARPEGSGNEGPQPGKGIVYLLGCLLLFSVMNVSVFNVALPEISKDMNISASLAGWVSTGYAMVYAIGSLMFGKLADLFPLRKLMTIGIVVFAIGSVLGFVSQGYAWLLVGRLVQSAGASSIPALAMMIPARYFPPERRGTVMGLIASFIALSSGIGPIIGGIVAGALHWKFLFLLSLGTLIVLPFLRRALPDEVRRPGTIDTVGAALLAGAVALLMLTITSFGSSLAVAYGGACVLLLILFIMRSRRSQEPFISLSLFTEGSFRFAILAMFLSSMTGFSLMLVIPLMLGSTFGLGADKIGLVLFPAALAAAFMGRLGGRWTDRFGSIPMLLMAATLMITGFVLLAGLSWAGVWVVALCLILPNIGFVFIQSAMSKLVSLLLPANRLGAGMGVFSMTNFMSGAIGGALATTALDWGASFAAVLLAMACSLLLQMLVVQFILRGRAADTSGSMSTASISKR; translated from the coding sequence ATGAGCAGTACACAAGGGGTCCAGGGCAACCGGGCGGCAAGGCCTGAGGGCAGCGGCAATGAAGGGCCGCAGCCTGGCAAAGGAATTGTCTACCTTCTCGGTTGTCTATTATTGTTCTCGGTAATGAATGTATCGGTATTTAATGTCGCATTGCCGGAGATTTCCAAGGATATGAATATCTCGGCCTCACTGGCAGGCTGGGTCAGTACAGGCTACGCCATGGTATATGCGATCGGTTCTTTGATGTTCGGAAAGCTGGCGGATCTGTTTCCATTAAGGAAGCTGATGACCATCGGCATCGTCGTATTCGCTATCGGCTCTGTGCTCGGCTTCGTGTCGCAGGGCTATGCGTGGCTGTTGGTTGGGCGGCTGGTGCAGTCGGCGGGCGCCTCATCGATTCCGGCACTGGCGATGATGATTCCGGCGCGGTATTTTCCGCCTGAGCGACGCGGTACCGTTATGGGACTGATCGCATCGTTCATTGCGCTGTCATCGGGGATTGGCCCGATTATCGGCGGCATTGTGGCTGGGGCGCTGCATTGGAAGTTTCTATTTCTATTGTCACTTGGCACACTGATCGTGCTGCCGTTCCTGCGCCGGGCATTGCCTGACGAGGTGCGTCGTCCAGGCACGATCGATACGGTCGGTGCAGCGCTGCTGGCTGGAGCGGTGGCGCTGCTGATGCTCACCATTACCAGCTTTGGCAGCTCGCTAGCAGTCGCATATGGGGGTGCTTGTGTGCTGCTGCTCATTCTGTTCATCATGCGCAGCCGGCGCTCTCAGGAGCCGTTCATCTCGCTGTCGCTATTCACGGAGGGCTCGTTCCGCTTCGCGATCCTCGCGATGTTCCTGTCCTCGATGACGGGCTTCAGCCTGATGCTGGTTATTCCATTAATGCTGGGCTCGACGTTCGGGCTCGGGGCGGACAAGATCGGCCTCGTACTGTTCCCGGCGGCGCTGGCGGCTGCATTTATGGGGCGGCTCGGCGGGCGCTGGACCGACCGCTTCGGCAGTATTCCGATGCTGCTTATGGCCGCGACGCTGATGATTACAGGCTTTGTCCTGCTGGCAGGGCTGTCTTGGGCAGGAGTGTGGGTTGTGGCGCTATGTCTGATCTTGCCCAATATCGGCTTTGTATTTATCCAGTCGGCGATGTCCAAGCTTGTGTCGCTGCTGCTGCCCGCTAACCGGCTAGGTGCAGGAATGGGCGTGTTCAGTATGACGAACTTCATGTCTGGCGCCATCGGCGGAGCATTGGCAACGACAGCCCTCGACTGGGGAGCGTCCTTTGCGGCGGTATTGCTGGCTATGGCCTGCTCGCTGCTGCTGCAGATGCTGGTTGTACAGTTTATTCTGCGCGGTCGGGCGGCTGACACTTCCGGCAGCATGAGCACCGCTTCCATCTCCAAGAGGTAG
- a CDS encoding cysteine hydrolase family protein — protein MSKALLVLDLINDLVHEDGSVGKDGFYEQAQERQTVARTAQAIEHCRRAGIAVIYVIVGFSEGYSEWSVRSKLFRHVKERQQVVLGTWATQVHDELRPLPHEAVITKNRIDPFYNTNLETVLRAQGIDTLYLSGVSTEFVVLSTVMSGHDRGYTVRPLSDCISSSDSHSHQCAMTVIEKLSELYTLEQFLSEEGVLL, from the coding sequence ATGAGCAAGGCATTGCTAGTGCTGGACCTGATCAATGATCTTGTTCATGAAGATGGAAGTGTAGGCAAGGATGGCTTCTATGAACAGGCACAGGAGCGGCAGACTGTAGCCCGCACCGCGCAAGCGATCGAGCATTGCCGGAGGGCAGGCATAGCTGTCATCTACGTCATAGTCGGCTTTAGCGAGGGATACTCGGAATGGAGCGTCCGCTCGAAGCTGTTCCGGCATGTCAAGGAAAGACAGCAGGTTGTGCTCGGCACATGGGCGACACAGGTGCATGATGAGCTGCGTCCCCTGCCTCATGAGGCGGTTATTACCAAGAACCGCATTGATCCCTTCTATAACACGAATCTGGAGACAGTCCTGAGAGCGCAAGGGATCGACACGCTCTACCTGAGCGGCGTCTCGACAGAGTTCGTGGTGCTTAGCACCGTCATGAGCGGCCACGACCGGGGCTATACCGTCCGACCGCTGTCAGATTGCATCTCCTCCAGCGATTCTCACAGCCATCAATGTGCGATGACCGTCATAGAGAAGCTGTCGGAGCTCTATACGCTTGAACAATTTCTAAGCGAGGAAGGAGTTTTACTTTGA
- a CDS encoding LuxR C-terminal-related transcriptional regulator codes for MSVFGLASKQLKSWFSLSDLNPATVAMLEQNVTQAGPNYRSFKRSPQAMEAVLMRNQELLTVANEDMLLVNSGIGIPHLFIVTDPYGIAIRIIGEKEIVERLQSFEIDIGSSFAYEYAGINGVSLAMHLQGTVVVQDNEHTLAFYKNWACVCSPVRLCDEICGYVDLSFHTDVDVTFAVPLLNKMIEKMESSLRENRARIRKKSEHGRFDAYHLSNREQEVALGWLQNKSVLQMAHTMGITEGTIRNVLKKVYAKTGVNDKGQFFRKFLK; via the coding sequence ATGAGTGTCTTTGGACTGGCTTCCAAGCAACTCAAAAGCTGGTTCAGTCTATCCGATCTGAACCCGGCTACCGTTGCCATGCTGGAGCAAAATGTAACGCAGGCAGGCCCGAATTACAGGTCATTCAAGCGATCTCCCCAAGCTATGGAAGCCGTACTCATGCGAAATCAAGAGCTGCTCACAGTCGCGAATGAAGACATGCTCCTCGTCAATTCCGGGATTGGAATCCCGCATCTTTTTATCGTTACAGACCCCTATGGTATCGCCATCCGTATTATCGGAGAGAAGGAAATTGTTGAACGGCTCCAAAGCTTCGAGATCGACATAGGCTCCTCCTTCGCTTATGAATATGCCGGAATCAACGGAGTATCTTTGGCAATGCATCTACAAGGCACCGTCGTCGTACAGGATAACGAACATACGCTTGCTTTCTATAAGAATTGGGCCTGTGTGTGCTCACCGGTTCGTTTGTGCGATGAGATCTGTGGCTACGTTGATCTATCCTTCCACACCGATGTTGATGTTACCTTTGCCGTGCCCTTGCTGAATAAGATGATTGAGAAGATGGAGAGCAGCCTGAGGGAGAATCGAGCGCGCATACGCAAGAAATCGGAACATGGACGGTTTGATGCTTATCACTTGTCCAATCGTGAACAGGAGGTCGCTCTGGGCTGGCTGCAAAATAAAAGCGTGCTGCAGATGGCCCATACGATGGGGATTACGGAGGGAACCATACGGAATGTACTCAAGAAGGTCTATGCAAAAACAGGAGTGAATGACAAAGGGCAGTTCTTCCGAAAATTTCTAAAGTAA
- the leuD gene encoding 3-isopropylmalate dehydratase small subunit, which produces MSRERISGYGMPLTRNDVDTDQIIPARFCYQPKRVGHSGSLFGNWRQDPSFVLNDPRYAQADILVAGREFATGSSREYAVWAIKDYGFKAVIAHSFGDIFYKNAIINDVLPVRTTEEGIRSLWEVLSRRPQAQISIDLEKDAITWDEGCVPLLMEAHYKQKYILNLDDIALTIQDQYSIAAYEAARNVHLATTLPSPGCRTLLSEPQL; this is translated from the coding sequence ATGAGCAGGGAACGGATTAGCGGATACGGCATGCCCTTAACGAGAAACGATGTGGATACGGATCAGATCATTCCTGCGCGATTTTGTTATCAGCCCAAGCGGGTGGGACACAGCGGCTCCTTGTTTGGCAATTGGCGGCAGGACCCGAGCTTTGTGCTGAATGACCCTCGTTATGCCCAGGCCGATATATTGGTTGCGGGGCGGGAGTTCGCGACAGGCTCATCGCGTGAATATGCGGTATGGGCGATCAAGGATTACGGCTTCAAGGCCGTCATTGCTCACAGCTTCGGCGATATTTTCTATAAAAACGCCATTATCAATGATGTGCTGCCTGTACGAACCACTGAGGAAGGGATTCGCTCGTTATGGGAGGTGCTGAGCCGCCGCCCGCAGGCACAGATTAGCATAGATCTGGAGAAGGATGCTATTACCTGGGATGAAGGGTGTGTACCGCTTCTGATGGAAGCCCACTACAAGCAGAAGTACATTCTCAATCTGGATGATATTGCACTGACGATCCAGGATCAATACAGCATAGCGGCATACGAGGCGGCCAGAAATGTGCATCTGGCGACGACATTGCCATCGCCTGGCTGCCGCACGCTCCTAAGCGAGCCGCAGCTATGA
- a CDS encoding MFS transporter, with translation MTTTTTNPSATRYRWFILFIGVLAQITFAIGFAGIPVSGVLMRTDYQFSMAELGFVLGCMGLGVGLSEIIWGVLTDKLGDKIVLIIGLALMGAAYLVISYGFVPTADRLPDYRALGALLIVAGAVGGSINSSSGRAVMTWFQDHERGFAMSVRQTAIPVGAAIGSVTVPHIASSFGFDAAFLTLGALCLVMAVVVSIWMIELAITPGAACEAAQAAVSPLKRLSVWKIALAGAALTFPQMAVLTFASVYLTDQYQLNLALITIIAFVIQIGGGVLRLVTGHLTDKRKNRRQVICMIAIIAGIAGIVLGLFSEQNVYLAVGLLVITGLAGNAWHGIGYTEIAVVAGVRYAGRALGMMGMTVFAVSFVIPYMIPFILHLSSWLGVWIVVGIASLLALPLMADAGQLSMRRGTRLLRNKEGDHVG, from the coding sequence ATGACAACAACCACTACGAACCCATCAGCAACACGATACCGTTGGTTTATTTTATTTATTGGCGTGCTGGCACAGATTACGTTTGCGATTGGCTTTGCAGGCATTCCCGTATCCGGGGTCCTCATGCGTACCGATTATCAATTTTCGATGGCAGAGCTGGGCTTTGTGCTCGGTTGTATGGGTCTGGGGGTCGGACTGTCCGAGATTATCTGGGGAGTGCTGACTGACAAGCTTGGCGACAAGATTGTGCTCATCATCGGTCTGGCGTTAATGGGCGCTGCTTACCTGGTGATTTCATACGGATTTGTGCCCACAGCGGATCGGCTTCCTGATTATCGGGCACTGGGCGCACTGTTGATTGTTGCAGGAGCGGTGGGGGGGAGTATCAACTCCTCCTCCGGCCGCGCGGTCATGACCTGGTTTCAGGATCATGAGCGCGGCTTTGCCATGAGTGTCCGCCAGACGGCTATTCCTGTAGGGGCAGCGATCGGCTCGGTTACCGTGCCGCACATTGCCTCTTCATTCGGTTTTGATGCGGCGTTTCTGACGCTTGGCGCGTTGTGTCTGGTTATGGCGGTCGTCGTATCGATCTGGATGATCGAGCTGGCGATCACCCCGGGCGCTGCGTGCGAGGCAGCCCAAGCGGCTGTGTCGCCCCTCAAGCGGTTATCGGTGTGGAAGATCGCTCTGGCAGGCGCCGCCCTGACCTTCCCGCAGATGGCCGTCCTTACCTTTGCCTCGGTATATCTCACCGACCAATATCAGCTTAATCTGGCTCTGATTACGATCATTGCCTTCGTCATTCAGATCGGTGGCGGGGTGCTGAGACTGGTTACCGGGCATCTGACCGACAAGCGCAAAAATCGGCGTCAGGTCATCTGCATGATCGCGATCATTGCGGGCATCGCTGGCATCGTGCTGGGACTGTTCTCGGAGCAGAATGTCTATCTTGCTGTCGGCTTGCTGGTAATTACCGGTCTGGCGGGCAATGCCTGGCATGGCATCGGCTATACCGAGATCGCCGTTGTAGCCGGGGTGCGTTATGCGGGCAGAGCGCTGGGCATGATGGGGATGACGGTGTTCGCCGTGTCGTTTGTGATTCCCTACATGATTCCCTTTATCCTGCATCTGTCGTCCTGGCTGGGCGTCTGGATTGTAGTCGGGATCGCATCACTGCTGGCGCTGCCGCTTATGGCAGATGCGGGCCAACTGTCCATGAGAAGAGGAACCCGCTTACTCCGCAATAAAGAAGGTGACCATGTTGGCTAA